A stretch of the Notamacropus eugenii isolate mMacEug1 chromosome 2, mMacEug1.pri_v2, whole genome shotgun sequence genome encodes the following:
- the CDRT4 gene encoding CMT1A duplicated region transcript 4 protein isoform X2 — protein sequence MDNYIRPSGNIGLPLNLINKHEPWPAYVTYTSPIVNKLIEQERLKQLEYQKPSQENRWEANYNNKPAFIHVSRKPARFSADVTYKDHPTTSVPGLGSYSSLAPPPPVLHVNGIVPQMTSRGGPTEAYNKIIFSRKPMMRIFLYGSRPDSKERKTCVH from the exons ATGG ATAACTATATCAGACCTTCAGGCAACATTGGTCTTCCACTCAACCTGATTAACAAGCATGAGCCGTGGCCAGCCTATGTCACCTATACATCTCCAATTGTCAACAAACTCATTGAGCAAGAAAGACTGAAACAGTTAGAATACCAAAAACCTTCTCAGGAAAACAGATGGGAAGCAAACTACAACAATAAACCAGCATTCATCCACGTGTCAAGAAAGCCTGCCAGGTTCTCTGCAGATGTCACTTATAAGGATCATCCCACAACATCAGTACCAGGTCTTGGAAGTTACTCCTCATTGGCACCCCCCCCGCCTGTATTACATGTGAATGGCATAGTTCCCCAGATGACTTCAAGAGGAGGTCCCACTGAGGCTTACAACAAAATCATTTTTTCCCGAAAACCCATGATGCGCATTTTCCTGTATGGCTCACGACCAgacagcaaagaaagaaagacatgcGTTCATTAG
- the CDRT4 gene encoding CMT1A duplicated region transcript 4 protein isoform X1 codes for MVFRNITDNYIRPSGNIGLPLNLINKHEPWPAYVTYTSPIVNKLIEQERLKQLEYQKPSQENRWEANYNNKPAFIHVSRKPARFSADVTYKDHPTTSVPGLGSYSSLAPPPPVLHVNGIVPQMTSRGGPTEAYNKIIFSRKPMMRIFLYGSRPDSKERKTCVH; via the exons ATGGTCTTTAGAAATATCACAG ATAACTATATCAGACCTTCAGGCAACATTGGTCTTCCACTCAACCTGATTAACAAGCATGAGCCGTGGCCAGCCTATGTCACCTATACATCTCCAATTGTCAACAAACTCATTGAGCAAGAAAGACTGAAACAGTTAGAATACCAAAAACCTTCTCAGGAAAACAGATGGGAAGCAAACTACAACAATAAACCAGCATTCATCCACGTGTCAAGAAAGCCTGCCAGGTTCTCTGCAGATGTCACTTATAAGGATCATCCCACAACATCAGTACCAGGTCTTGGAAGTTACTCCTCATTGGCACCCCCCCCGCCTGTATTACATGTGAATGGCATAGTTCCCCAGATGACTTCAAGAGGAGGTCCCACTGAGGCTTACAACAAAATCATTTTTTCCCGAAAACCCATGATGCGCATTTTCCTGTATGGCTCACGACCAgacagcaaagaaagaaagacatgcGTTCATTAG